The DNA region CGCCTCGACCGCCGCAACGACGCCGAGCCCGCCGTCGAAGATCCCTCCGTTGGGGACGGTGTCGAGGTGCGAGCCGGCGGCGACCGGCGGAAGCGCGTTCCCGGTCCCCGGAACGACGCCAAAGAGATTCCCCCACCGGTCCACGCCCACGTCGGCGCCGGCCTCGCGCATCCA from bacterium includes:
- a CDS encoding Zn-dependent hydrolase translates to MTELGHVGRTTEGGVTRLSYRHEHAEAGRLAAGWMREAGADVGVDRWGNLFGVVPGTGNALPPVAAGSHLDTVPNGGIFDGGLGVVAAVEA